The following proteins are encoded in a genomic region of Streptomyces collinus Tu 365:
- a CDS encoding VOC family protein, translating into MTADAFTTCLWFDGQAEEAAEFYVSVFKNAGLGRVSRYTESGYGETGAVLTVEFTAGGQRFIALNGGPQFTFSEAVSFQIPCSDQEEIDHYWAVLVENGGEHGPCGWLKDRYGVSWQVVYDRLGDMIHDPDPAKVERVTKAMMAMGKLDVAALDKAYAGE; encoded by the coding sequence ATGACCGCCGACGCGTTCACCACGTGTCTCTGGTTCGACGGCCAGGCCGAGGAGGCCGCCGAGTTCTATGTGTCCGTCTTCAAGAACGCCGGTCTCGGCCGGGTCAGCCGGTACACCGAGTCCGGGTACGGCGAGACCGGTGCCGTGCTCACCGTCGAGTTCACCGCCGGCGGCCAGCGGTTCATCGCGCTGAACGGCGGCCCCCAGTTCACGTTCTCCGAAGCCGTCTCCTTCCAGATCCCGTGTTCCGACCAGGAGGAGATCGACCACTACTGGGCCGTGCTCGTCGAGAACGGCGGCGAGCACGGCCCCTGCGGCTGGCTCAAGGACCGCTACGGCGTCTCCTGGCAGGTCGTCTACGACCGGCTGGGCGACATGATCCACGACCCCGACCCGGCGAAGGTCGAGCGTGTCACCAAGGCCATGATGGCGATGGGCAAGCTCGACGTGGCCGCGCTCGACAAGGCGTACGCGGGGGAGTAG